In Plasmodium cynomolgi strain B DNA, chromosome 6, whole genome shotgun sequence, the sequence GCCTTAGCTTTCATACATATGCTACCAGAAGTTATTACtttattaaacaaaaaaaatattaatctTTATTACACCTTCACTCTAATACTTGTATcagtaacatttttaaatataacagATATATTGTGTGATCATCATTTAGAACACAGCTTTGATATTAATGACACACTAGAATCTGAAAATCAAAACAATTCTATTACAAgtttaagagaaaaaaagaacgacACAAACTATGTATCCAATgatataaatgaaatagtAGACTTGGAGATCAGAGCAttagatgaaaaaaaagataaaagcaacaaatgcaaaagtaacattttttttgatgtatTTAGATCAAACACCTTTATTATTGTTTTAAGTCTCTTTATCCATTCTTTCATAGAAGGTAATTTTTAAACACGattattcattttcattCTATATTAAGATTTTAAAAGTGAACATGAATATGCATCTCCTgcgaaagaagaaaaaagactTTGTGCAAAGAGTGTTGCAATACAAtctacacattttttgcgcacAACATAGATAATTTACACACctttcataatatttatctaatttctttttatacgcatctatatatgaaaattctgtacacatattttctatatatatttcctttttctccttaaaaGGTTTACTTATGGGGAGCTTAAAAGACCAAAAGGCCATTGCAATTGTGGGTCTTTCCATGTTAGCGCATAAATGGGCAGAATGCTTGATCGTGTACAAGAATGTCGTCAACAAAATAGAGGTAAACTAGGACAAtggatacttttttttttttattccatttcgtattttatttttactttccttTAATGTGTGTTACACGCCTATACATctgtatacacatatatgcatgaaCGCATTAAGGTGTAAAGTTCTACATGCGttaattttgcataatttcttttttctcagaACACCTTTTTGGCGAACATATATGCGTGGTCCTTTATACTGTCCTTACCATTAGGAGTTTTTATTGCAATGTTTTCTTTCCCATCAAGTAAGAGCAGAAAGGACACAGTTTTTTAGGATTACTTTATATCATATTATACCATATcacaaacatttttttttgtttttaatttgtagACGAGTTTGTGGAAATAATCTTTAGTTCAATTGCTTGTGGCTTTTTCTTATACCTATCCTTCAACGTAATTTACCTTATgacattaaaaattttgaaatgagaaaaaaaaaaaaaaaatggtaaaaaaatttacaacgtATGTCTATTTTTTACAGATGACGAAGGAAATCAAGATAACCAAAAGCAACAAATATCTCATATCTTTTAGTTACTTCCTTGGAGTTAGTGGCATGTCAGCTTTGATGATAGTATTTAACTCTTTTGAAAATGTCTTTGTTGTTTAAAAGGGTGTAAATTATTCTTGTGTAGTCAAAAATTTACGACTTATTAGTGCCAAATTAAGAGATGGATTCTGAACATATTGAAGTACCTATGACTGTTGAGTAACACAAAACATGTTGCACAACTATGTTGTTAAACTAAAAtgtattaatttatatttgaTTCCTATATTCTCATTTAAGTATCTATAAagttatgaatatatttctatcattttttttttttgtctccgCATGAATTTTAATACACATATCTTCCCATTCATTCTAGTTTAC encodes:
- a CDS encoding (Zn) transporter protein (putative); protein product: MWLTIILALLIFIECVAVVYVPSYVENKLSKIKRNKFLNMKILKILQVVSAILALAFIHMLPEVITLLNKKNINLYYTFTLILVSVTFLNITDILCDHHLEHSFDINDTLESENQNNSITSLREKKNDTNYVSNDINEIVDLEIRALDEKKDKSNKCKSNIFFDVFRSNTFIIVLSLFIHSFIEGLLMGSLKDQKAIAIVGLSMLAHKWAECLIVYKNVVNKIENTFLANIYAWSFILSLPLGVFIAMFSFPSNEFVEIIFSSIACGFFLYLSFNMTKEIKITKSNKYLISFSYFLGVSGMSALMIVFNSFENVFVV